A genome region from Eurosta solidaginis isolate ZX-2024a chromosome 2, ASM4086904v1, whole genome shotgun sequence includes the following:
- the LSm7 gene encoding U6 snRNA-associated Sm-like protein LSm7, which translates to MAEKPKSSGNDGKEKRRKESILDLSKYLERQIRVKFAGGREASGILKGYDALLNLVLDNTVEYLRDVDEPFKLAEETRSLGLVVCRGTALVLICPQDGMESIPNPFITQDA; encoded by the exons atgGCTGAGAAACCTAAG TCAAGTGGCAATGATGGCAAGGAAAAACGCCGCAAGGAATCAATCTTAGATTTGTCGAAGTATTTGGAAAGACAAATTAGAGTCAAATTTGCTGGCGGTCGTGAAGCGTCCGGTATACTTAAAGGCTACGATGCATTGCTTAATTTGGTACTAGATAATACCGTCGAATATTTACGCGATGTAGACGAGCCATTCAAGCTGGCTGAGGAAACGCGTAGTTTGGGGTTAGTAGTATGTCGAGGTACAGCGTTAGTGCTAATTTGTCCGCAAGATGGTATGGAGTCTATACCTAATCCATTCATTACACAAGATGCGTAA